A window of the Longimicrobiales bacterium genome harbors these coding sequences:
- a CDS encoding c-type cytochrome, protein MQEARAARADQSSVPTGRIRRARVAGAIALLMTAAACEKHEFEPPSREAQVAQADSIYSPALFDTIAWESDSLRLAVGNDIFAARCRRCHGYLGQGGPVEVRGDTVDVPSLVAPDWSYTGDVDAIRRRIFTGHPAGMPIWGIAGLAMREIDAVAWYIDAVLRQDVEG, encoded by the coding sequence ATGCAGGAGGCGCGGGCCGCCCGTGCGGACCAATCGTCCGTGCCGACGGGGCGGATCCGCCGCGCCAGAGTCGCCGGCGCCATCGCCCTGCTGATGACCGCAGCCGCCTGCGAGAAGCACGAGTTCGAGCCGCCCTCGCGCGAGGCGCAGGTCGCACAGGCGGACTCCATCTACTCGCCCGCACTCTTCGACACGATCGCGTGGGAAAGCGACAGCCTGCGCCTCGCGGTCGGCAATGACATCTTTGCCGCGCGCTGCCGCCGCTGCCACGGCTATCTCGGCCAGGGCGGACCGGTGGAAGTGCGCGGCGACACGGTGGACGTGCCGTCGCTGGTCGCACCCGACTGGTCGTACACCGGGGATGTCGACGCGATTCGTCGTCGGATCTTCACCGGACATCCGGCGGGAATGCCGATCTGGGGAATCGCAGGGCTGGCCATGCGGGAGATCGATGCAGTTGCGTGGTATATCGACGCGGTGCTGCGGCAGGACGTGGAGGGGTAG
- a CDS encoding cytochrome c3 family protein has product MRSMHRGGILAGLIALGAVAVGIGVVAQRQQDFPHEEHAGLFPLCEGCHAGVPSGDRASFYPPPSQCAGCHDGTELARVDWSPPADEPDNLKFTHPEHPDVEEGSEIGCVGCHTRAGEPRMAVAEHPVVRRCLDCHEHRAEQHKIDAECETCHVPLAEAPFDEAQILSIRMPADHESGDFIRDLHGELAEANLARCATCHTRERCESCHVDAPAVAVIGRMPAAQGVVARSLPSFAAHYPVPPSHTEPDFLFEHGDEASRLQCATCHTRDDCVSCHVPPQPDAVAEMPARRDVRAPGVQVARREPPSHATPFFEREHGNVASAAGASCATCHRRTMCVDCHDAAAAGAPALVATGLASDTMRTARDGGFHPPNYMARHSAEAYGRRLECFNCHDNRAFCADCHESAGMSPRRTTGRLGPGFHDAEPLWLLRHGQAARQSLESCTSCHTQSQCMQCHSTLGAFKVSPHGPDFDPRRAQQRNAAICLVCHVTDPLNGGTP; this is encoded by the coding sequence GTGAGGAGCATGCACAGGGGCGGGATCCTGGCCGGGCTGATTGCGCTCGGCGCGGTCGCGGTCGGCATCGGCGTCGTCGCGCAGCGGCAGCAGGACTTCCCGCACGAGGAGCACGCGGGACTGTTCCCGCTCTGCGAAGGGTGTCATGCCGGTGTGCCGAGCGGTGACCGCGCGAGCTTCTATCCGCCGCCGTCGCAGTGTGCGGGATGTCATGACGGCACCGAGCTCGCGCGCGTCGACTGGTCGCCACCGGCCGACGAGCCGGACAACCTGAAGTTCACGCATCCCGAGCATCCGGACGTGGAGGAGGGCAGCGAGATCGGCTGCGTCGGCTGCCACACGCGTGCGGGCGAGCCGCGCATGGCGGTTGCCGAGCACCCGGTCGTCCGCCGCTGCCTCGACTGTCACGAGCATCGCGCCGAGCAGCACAAGATCGACGCGGAGTGCGAGACCTGCCACGTGCCGCTCGCAGAGGCGCCGTTCGACGAGGCGCAGATCCTCTCGATCCGGATGCCGGCGGACCATGAGAGCGGCGACTTCATCCGCGATCTGCACGGCGAGCTGGCCGAGGCGAACCTCGCGCGCTGCGCGACGTGTCACACGCGCGAGCGCTGCGAGAGCTGCCACGTCGATGCGCCGGCGGTCGCGGTGATCGGCCGGATGCCGGCGGCGCAGGGCGTCGTTGCGCGGTCCCTGCCGTCGTTTGCCGCGCACTACCCGGTGCCGCCGTCGCACACCGAGCCGGACTTCCTGTTCGAGCACGGGGACGAGGCTTCACGCCTGCAATGCGCGACGTGCCACACGCGCGACGACTGCGTCAGCTGCCACGTGCCGCCACAGCCGGATGCGGTTGCGGAGATGCCCGCGCGCCGCGACGTGCGCGCGCCCGGCGTGCAGGTGGCGCGGCGCGAGCCGCCGTCGCACGCGACGCCCTTCTTCGAGCGCGAGCACGGCAACGTCGCCTCGGCGGCGGGCGCGTCGTGCGCGACCTGTCACCGTCGCACGATGTGCGTGGATTGCCACGACGCAGCAGCGGCCGGTGCACCGGCACTCGTCGCCACCGGCCTGGCAAGCGATACCATGCGCACCGCCCGCGACGGCGGGTTCCATCCGCCGAACTACATGGCCCGTCACTCCGCGGAGGCGTACGGCCGCAGGCTCGAGTGCTTCAACTGTCACGACAACCGCGCGTTCTGCGCGGACTGCCACGAGTCGGCAGGCATGAGCCCGCGGCGCACGACCGGCCGGCTCGGTCCGGGCTTCCACGACGCCGAACCGCTCTGGCTGCTCCGGCACGGCCAGGCCGCACGCCAGTCGCTGGAAAGCTGCACGAGCTGCCACACGCAGAGCCAGTGCATGCAGTGTCACTCCACGCTGGGCGCATTCAAGGTCAGCCCGCACGGGCCCGACTTCGATCCGCGCCGCGCGCAGCAGCGCAACGCCGCGATCTGCCTGGTCTGTCACGTCACCGATCCATTGAACGGGGGAACACCATGA
- a CDS encoding tetratricopeptide repeat protein has protein sequence MKRIVAVVMLSGLVAACDGNGVPDDQATGSVDSAAWERARSLPADVQAALDSGNAAFRRDDFAAAREHYLHATQLGPDQSAAWFGLSMAERELGNVEAAEQAMQRVQSLAPGASLVHPDTLSADSLPAGHP, from the coding sequence ATGAAGCGCATAGTGGCTGTGGTCATGCTGAGCGGACTCGTCGCCGCATGCGACGGCAACGGTGTCCCCGACGACCAGGCGACCGGCAGTGTCGATTCGGCGGCCTGGGAGCGCGCGCGCAGCCTGCCCGCCGACGTGCAGGCTGCACTCGACAGCGGCAACGCCGCCTTCCGCCGCGACGACTTCGCCGCCGCGCGCGAGCATTACCTGCACGCGACGCAGCTCGGACCCGATCAGTCGGCGGCGTGGTTCGGCCTTTCCATGGCGGAGCGCGAGCTCGGCAACGTCGAAGCGGCCGAGCAGGCGATGCAGCGCGTGCAGTCCCTGGCGCCGGGGGCGTCGCTGGTGCACCCGGATACGTTGTCGGCGGACAGCTTGCCGGCAGGGCATCCGTGA